The following is a genomic window from uncultured Fibrobacter sp..
TCGTTTCGGCAGGGATCGTCTTTTCGAACGATACCACGCCGCGATAGAGGTCTGTCCCCATCTCGGGTTCATAATAGCCGGTCTTGTCAAAGGCAAAAAGTTTACCCCGGTGGCGGATTGGCCCCCACGTTTTTTCAAGCGCCTCGATAACAGAGGGGTTCCAGTCTTCACCCTTTTGCAAAACAAAGGCAATTAACTGAACCTGTTCCGAAAACTGTGATGCTTTCATAAAATCGCCTGCCTAGTGAGGCATAATCATAAGATTTGTTCGAATAACACTGAGCTGTTGCTCACTGAACCCCACAAGTTCAGTCTCGGATTCCATGGGGAACATGAAATTAGACGCATCGGGACAGCGAGAAATATCAGATAAAGACTGATAAGTTGGAGTGAAATCGTAGCGAGGAGCCAACCGACGGAAAGGATCCCTATAATCCGATACCATCCCATCCTTCGCAAACACAACCTTACGGCTACCCTTCTGGAAACAATAAGGCGTGTCCGTAAAACCATCATCATAAACGGAATAATCCCCATTCGCAGTTTGGTCCGAATGAGTCGCCGTCGTATGCCGGAGTCCAAAGAAATGCCCGGTCTCATGCAATGCGGTATACACAATGCGTTCGGCATTGACAACCATGTCTTCGCCGTCCTGCCGGTTATGATTCGCTACAACAACAGTACTCCCACTACCGCCGCCCATATTTGAGCCAAACATGTCCGACAAACCGAGCAGGCCTTCCTGTTTGAACCGATGGACCAAAACGATATCCAGCGCAGAAAAGACATCCTCTTCGGGCCAACCGCCCAATTCTGTCATCATTTGGTCTTCAGAAGAACGCCCCGCAATCCACGGTTCCGTTTTCGGGTACTTTTTCCCAATGACTGGATGCTCATGAGCAAAACGCACATAGACGGTATCCAGTTTCACACTTGTATAGAATTTTTTGAACCCGGCCTGGAGCATTTTGGCAAGGCTATCATAACTGACATCAAGATCCTTGATTTTCCCTGCAACAATAAGATTGGCCGAGAAATGATCGGAATAATCACCATACGCCTTGAGCCGGACATTCCTAGTCGCCCCTTCGTAGAAGCCTTTCCCGTCATTTAAACTGGTAATCCAAATCGAACGATCGCTTTCTTCGCATACAAATTTGTACACGTAACGTCCATTTTCCACAGATGGCTTTATCGAACGGACCCAAGAAGCCGCATAGGTTTTGAGTCGTTCGTTCCAGTAAACACGGAATAACCGCAATTGGGGATTCGCCGAGGCATAACCGTCTATGTCGAACGAAAGCTCATAATGTGCATTCGGATGCACGAATATTCTCACCCCATGTGCCAAATTCGCATCTACCGAATCCCCAGGGACATTGTCATTGGGAATAAGGGCAAACTGCAATTCGCCATCCGGTATAAAGCCCTCGTCCGTTTCAGGAGGTTCTACCGAATTACATGCCGCAAGGCATACCGCAAAAAAGAACAACAAAAAAAATTTTTCAAGACAAAAATGCTTCATTAAACGTCTTATAAGAAGAAGGTTTACTCCAATGTACAAAAAAAGGCAAAATAAAATGTCCAATCCATTCAAAGAAACTCATTTGTCCGCCAAAAAAACGTTCCAAGACCTGCTATCGCCCATAGTAGGCAAGCCCGCACTCACTTGCGCGCTCGTTCTCATGGGGACATACGCCAGTTTCGATGTTCCAACATTCGCTCCGGCACTGATGCTTACGCTCGCGATAGCGAACCACTTTTTCCCGCGATCGAGGCAATGGGTCGTATTCCTGAGCCTTGCCGCTGGCATCGTAAGCTACGATTTTGCGAACGGAGGTTCATGGTCATTCCTCCTCATGTCGGGAAATCGTTCAACATACGAACACAGCCAGCAAGCACCTCCCAAAGACGGATGCGGTCGAGTGGAATCGGTCATCCGCAGGGCCAAGGGGAACGCCTACATCATCAAGACGAGTGTAGGCAATGAAACCTACCGCTTAAGGATTGCAGAGCGTAAGATGCAAAGCAAGCCGAAAGTGAAAAAAACTCCGAGCGAAATGCAGGAACCCATGGTATTTGCAGACACAGCCAGTGCGGGTCAACCTTTGGATTTGTATTCCGTGACAAGCGAACCTATCGTCGTACCACGTTGGGCAACGAAAGCAACCACGGCGAGGGCGGCGAATCCGGGCGACACCCTCTGCTACAGCGCATCGTGGTACCCGGTGTCGCCCCCGCGGGTGCCGGGCGCGTTCGACACCCGCGGCTGGCTCAAGAGCCAGGGATTCGCCGCCTACGGGCGGTTCAACGACTACAAGATTGTCGGCAGCAGTTGGATTCCCGAGCGGACATTCGCCAACTTCCGCAAGTGGATTGAATCACGTTTTGCCGACTACCTCGACCCTGCCGAGACCGGACTCCTGCTAGGCCTTCTCGCCGGCGACCGGAGCGGCATTCCCGAAGCCCTCCGCAGCGATTTCCAGCGGTCCGGACTCGTCCACGTGCTCGCCATCAGCGGTTTCCACGTCGTCCTTCTCGCAGGCATCCTCATGATTTTCCTCAAGGCGACCGGGCTCCCCCTGCGCGCCGTACGGATTATCGCCGTCGCCTTGCTGTTCCTCTACATTCCCGTCACGGGCGGTTCCCCCGCCGTACGCCGCGCCGTCCTCATGTTCTCCGTGCCACAAATCGGCGCACTCTTCCAGCGACCCGCCAACACGATGAACAGCCTCGGGGTCGCCCTCATCCTCATCCTGCTCCCCGAGCCGGGCATCCTCTGGAATCCCGGCTTCCAACTTTCCGTCGCGGCCACCGCGGGCATCCTTATCGGAAGCCCGCTCAACCCGTTCGCCAACTTCCCGGAATCCCTGAAAAAGAACAAACTCTGGAACACCCTCCGAGCATTCGCCATCGACCCCACTTACGTCACCTTGTGTGCCACCCTCGCCACCGCCCCGTTCCTCGTCCACCATTTCAAGACACTCTCCCCGATGGCTTGGCTCGGGAACATCGTGGTCGTTCCCGGAATTTCGTGGGGCATGCAAGCCGGCCTTTTCGCCCTGATTTCACCTATCGACTTTATGCGCGAACATTTCTGCTACGCCGCCAGTTTCTTCTTGCGCCTGGCAAGCCTCCTTACGCGGCTCATCTCAGATTCCTCCATCGCCTCCGTCACCATCGGGCCGTTCAGCCCGGCCATCCTTTTGCTCATCGGCTTCGCGCTGACCTTCATTCCCGCAATCCGGCGCAACCGAATTGCCCGCATCTATTGCGTCTCGTGCCTAGTCCTTTTCGCCGGGATATTCTGCTACAACAGCTACGCCAAGGTAACACACCCGACGTGGAAACTGACGACCATTGATGTCGGACAAGGCGACAGCCATCTCGTCGAGGCTCCATCGGGCAGGCACTTCCTCGTGGATGCCGGCGACAACAGCAGGCAAGATTCCGGCAAAGACATCATCGTTCCATTTCTGCATCACATCGGCGTGCGGGAACTCGACGCCCTCATCATAACACACCCCGACAAAGACCATTTCGGCGGCGCCAAATCCATCCTGAAAACATTCCCCGTCAAAGAGCTTTGGGCAAGCGACTGCGCCATCAAAGAACGTAAACCCGAATGGCAACAAGTCATCCAAGAAGCACGGAAAAGGAACATTCCCATCCGAAAAATCCATCGTGGCATCCTGTGGAAAGAAACCTACTTTGAAATGCAGACCATCCACCCGCGAAACGACATCTGCGTCGAAGCCAACGAAGGGAGTATCACGCTTCGACTCAAAGGGCTCGGGCATTCCGCAGTCCTCACCGGAGACCTCACCATCAAAGGCGAAAAAGAAATCATGAAAACAGACGCTTATCTGAAAAGCGACGTGTTAAAGCTCGGGCACCACGGTTCCAAAACATCCAGCAGCGTACCGTTCCTGAACGCAGTCAATCCCACGTACGCCATCATCCCTAGCGGGAAAAACAACCGGTTCCGGCATCCGAGCAAAGAAGTCGTACAGCGGCTCGATTCGTTGAACATTCCCTACATCAATACAGCAGAACGGGGAAGCATATCGATTACGTTCTCCGAAGACACCACCATTATCCAGACCATGCTGGAGTAGGTCCACATTTTTTGAAAGATTACTTTTCGGAAAGAGCGTTCAACGTGACTTCGTGCAATAGCCCGTTCGTTGCGACACTCGTAAAGCCTTCGTAAATCGGTGCCGTCGGCTTGCCGTTTACATCGAAGAGTTCCGTCTTGCCGTCGATGGTGCTGAACTTGCCACCGGCTTCTGCGAACAGCAGCGGATACGGAGCGATGTCCCAAAGCGAAACGACAGGATCCACCATGATTTCGGCGCGGCCTGCGGCCACGAGGTAATAGCCGTAGCAGTCGCCCCAACCGCGATGCAGGCGAGCGCTGCGACGGAGCTTCGC
Proteins encoded in this region:
- a CDS encoding M12 family metallo-peptidase, with translation MFFFAVCLAACNSVEPPETDEGFIPDGELQFALIPNDNVPGDSVDANLAHGVRIFVHPNAHYELSFDIDGYASANPQLRLFRVYWNERLKTYAASWVRSIKPSVENGRYVYKFVCEESDRSIWITSLNDGKGFYEGATRNVRLKAYGDYSDHFSANLIVAGKIKDLDVSYDSLAKMLQAGFKKFYTSVKLDTVYVRFAHEHPVIGKKYPKTEPWIAGRSSEDQMMTELGGWPEEDVFSALDIVLVHRFKQEGLLGLSDMFGSNMGGGSGSTVVVANHNRQDGEDMVVNAERIVYTALHETGHFFGLRHTTATHSDQTANGDYSVYDDGFTDTPYCFQKGSRKVVFAKDGMVSDYRDPFRRLAPRYDFTPTYQSLSDISRCPDASNFMFPMESETELVGFSEQQLSVIRTNLMIMPH
- a CDS encoding DNA internalization-related competence protein ComEC/Rec2, which codes for MSNPFKETHLSAKKTFQDLLSPIVGKPALTCALVLMGTYASFDVPTFAPALMLTLAIANHFFPRSRQWVVFLSLAAGIVSYDFANGGSWSFLLMSGNRSTYEHSQQAPPKDGCGRVESVIRRAKGNAYIIKTSVGNETYRLRIAERKMQSKPKVKKTPSEMQEPMVFADTASAGQPLDLYSVTSEPIVVPRWATKATTARAANPGDTLCYSASWYPVSPPRVPGAFDTRGWLKSQGFAAYGRFNDYKIVGSSWIPERTFANFRKWIESRFADYLDPAETGLLLGLLAGDRSGIPEALRSDFQRSGLVHVLAISGFHVVLLAGILMIFLKATGLPLRAVRIIAVALLFLYIPVTGGSPAVRRAVLMFSVPQIGALFQRPANTMNSLGVALILILLPEPGILWNPGFQLSVAATAGILIGSPLNPFANFPESLKKNKLWNTLRAFAIDPTYVTLCATLATAPFLVHHFKTLSPMAWLGNIVVVPGISWGMQAGLFALISPIDFMREHFCYAASFFLRLASLLTRLISDSSIASVTIGPFSPAILLLIGFALTFIPAIRRNRIARIYCVSCLVLFAGIFCYNSYAKVTHPTWKLTTIDVGQGDSHLVEAPSGRHFLVDAGDNSRQDSGKDIIVPFLHHIGVRELDALIITHPDKDHFGGAKSILKTFPVKELWASDCAIKERKPEWQQVIQEARKRNIPIRKIHRGILWKETYFEMQTIHPRNDICVEANEGSITLRLKGLGHSAVLTGDLTIKGEKEIMKTDAYLKSDVLKLGHHGSKTSSSVPFLNAVNPTYAIIPSGKNNRFRHPSKEVVQRLDSLNIPYINTAERGSISITFSEDTTIIQTMLE